The Medicago truncatula cultivar Jemalong A17 chromosome 7, MtrunA17r5.0-ANR, whole genome shotgun sequence genome includes the window CCACACTCGGACTTTAAACAAGTAACTTGTCCATTACATTTGATGCTGTTAAAAGAGAGCCAGGGTCCAATTATGAAGCAATAATTTGTCAAGCAAAATTTTCAACCGACAGATTGAAACAATCAGTGTATGCAATTATGGGGTTCTTGCGCCTCATTGTTCTAATTTTGGAGATTGTCATCCTTTTCCAAGTTTTAAATGTGATGAACAGTCAGGTCAGCATAGTCCGAGGCATTTATTTCCCTAAGCATATGCTGTTGTTAAAAACGCATGTGAAGCCCTTTATGACTGTAGAGCTCAATCCCCTAATTTTAGAAGGAATCAGCCAATGTTAAGTGCAGCTTGAAAGATTCATTGCAGGTACATGTGGAGATATAGTTGTACATCTGCATACGGCAAACTGCCAAATGAGGGCAGTTCCAAACAGTGTCTCTGTTCACACGGATGAAGCTGAAAATTGAAATCATTATGATCATTGAAAGATGGTGATATGGTCGAGAGTTCAATGTGAAAGAGAGACATTGAAGCATTTAATATGATTTGCAGAGGTATCTAGAGTTCTTGAAGATCAATATTGTCTTAAAAAGAGTGTATAATCTCAAATGAAGAGGTGGACatgttattatttaataaagCGGACTGATTTGTTTCATGAAGGTTATTGAGGTCTGCATCCGATTGAGTTCTGGACGTCATAAGAAAGGTTGAGAAAGGTATTTTGATGTCGATGGTAAAGTATAGGTAGTGAAGTAGGTGTTTTGGCAATGAAGTGCcaaagttaattaaatatttaccTTAGTCTTTCAAATGCTGAAAAGCTTGTGTCCACATGACCCTTCTAATAATGCTCGTATTGAATAAGGAATTTTCCCTTGTCCACATGCGGAAAAGCAGATACCTTTTTGTCAAATTGAGATGACCCCAGAGGAGACAGTTCTATACATTATGTCATTCGGCAATGCAAGTTAATTTTAGTTCCGAAACTCGCTTCTTCAGTTCTTTGTTCATTGGGTTAGAAGTTGGGTAAGGATGATAAGGTACTTTTAGATAGGGGAAATTGTCAGAAAAATAAGGTGGAAGGGGAACTTCAAAATTAGCTGCCACTGAAAATTATGGAGAGGCATAAATGAAATCGAAGGCTctaataactttttattgaagTTTTGAAATTATCTTCTGTTCTGAAGGTTAAGAAAGAGTTGTTCTGTgcttaatttttgtttagaaattttaggtggacatcatttttttattatgacaGAATGTAAGATTTCAAGTTCTGTTATCCCTACTTCACTCTTTGTATTTCCATTTATCGGAAGAAAAACTATAGTGCGGAAAAAGGCCTATTAAGAATCTTTGTGGTTCTATGCAGCTCATTTGAATATTTTCTCTAGCTGATACATTAATTTCTATGAGTTCATATCTTGGGTCTATGTTTTATGTTTCGTCATTGCTGCTTTAATACATTTTATCTGTATCTGTAATTTGTTTAGAACTGATGCAGGTAGAACTTGCAAAGCGTTTAGTAGCTTCTTCTTTTGCCAATCGTGTATTTTTTGCAAATTCTGGAACCGAAGCAAATGAAGCAGCTattaaattttccagaaaatatCAGAAACACACATGTACTGACGGGAAAGTTCCAGCTACTGAGTTTTTAGCTTTTAGCAATTGCTTCCATGGGAGAACCCTGGGTGCACTTGCTTTGACAAGTAAAGTGCAGTACAGAACACCTTTTGAACCTGTTATGCCTGGAGTCACCTTTGTAGAGTATGGAAATGCACCGGCCGCTGTAGAGTTAATTCAGCAAGGCAAGATTGCTGCAGTTTTTGTAGAACCTATCCAAGGTGAAGGAGGAATATACAGTGCTACTAAAGAATTTCTACAGTCTCTGCGAAATGCTTGTGATGAAACTGGGGCACTTCTTGTGTTTGATGAGGTACGCGCTATCTAGTCTTCGTATCCGGTTGTACTCGTATGCCAGTAAATGAGTTCATCATGTCGTGTTTGTaaattaagagagaaaaaaaattcagaaatttgCATATGTAATCAAAGCAGGCATACAGCAGAgggtaatttaaaaaaaaaaaaattgaattgaatgatttTGTTAAGTAAACAAATTCTAATATCCCACTATTAAGTACATCAGAAATTGAAATGGTTGGTGATGTGATTGTTTTTCTAAAGTTATCTTTCTTAACAGTTATTTGAAAGTGAATAATAATGAGAGTTGAAAATAATGTAGCACTGTGACTAACTAACTATAGTAAATCCACTCATGTCTTTTATCTGCTTGAATGATATTTCCTCTGTCTCATATGAAGTGtcacatttaaaatatttgttgtctcatattatttgtcatttttgaaaacaagtgaaactttaattacatttttccaCTAATATACCTTTATTTATTGTGTCTCAAGTCTCAACTTACTTAATTACTACACCGAGTACTATTAATAAAGGGTACTTTAGTACATTAAACTTATTTTATCATAGAAATTAGTGCACTCAATGGTTTTCTTAAGAAGTGCACATAACCTTAAACGACACTTAATATGAGGTAGAGGGTGTAATATATAACCTACATAATTTTGAAGTGTGGTTATAGCTTTTCATATTTGCAATTGTTTCATTTGGCTATCTTTCTTTTAACAGGCATATATCATTTCTATATGATTTTGTAGGTTCAATGTGGTTTAGGTAGGTCAGGATTTCTTTGGGCTCATGAGGCTTTTGGAGTCTTCCCCGATATAATGACACTTGCCAAACCTCTTGCTGGAGGCCTACCTATTGGAGCTGTCCTCGTAACTGAGAAAGTCGCTTCTGCTATAAATTATGGCGACCACGGAAGTACTTTTGCAGGTGGTCCTCTTATTTGTAATGCTGCTCTTGcagttttgaataaaatatccAAACCTACTTTCCTTTCTGATGTATCAAAGAAAGGTTTATACTTCAAAGAACTACTAAAACAGAAATTGGGCGGAAATCGACACGTGAAAGAGATTCGCGGTGTGGGGCTAATTATAGGAATTGATTTAGACGTGTCCGCAACACCTTTGGTAGACGCTTGCCGAGATTCTGGCCTTTTAGTATTGACAGCTGGAAAAGGTAATGTTGTTAGGCTTGTTCCACCATTGATTATAACAGAACAGGAGATTGAACATGCAGCTGATATTCTAAGCCAAACTTTGCATGTTTTGGATGCCAATAATTAAAAGTAGGAGAAAGAGGCTTTCTTTCATGCTGGAAGTTGTCATGAAATAATCATGGACTTTCTTGCATGAagatgttgtgtttgttttaagaaTATTGTTGCAAGGCTATGTAATATTTATTGTATAATAAATAAGTGGCAGATCAGATGATTTCTGTAGTTGCTTTCATTTTATGTCAGAAATGCATGTGGCTATTTTGCCATCTGAAGTGTAATAATAACTGGGAGCTTTCTTATTTTTCATGCTGTTTATcatttatcaaaagaaaaaaaaagttgagagCTGCTTTTATCCCCTCAACCTCTTCAAAAAACCGGATTCGTCTGGATTCTGCAGTAAAATGACGTTTTATGCCCATTTGAAACGTTGAATCTGGATGGATTTGGTTTTTAGAAACAACAGAGGGAAGTAGCAGCTCTCAAAAAGTTTTGGACCTTATTATCGGtatgaaatatttgaaaatcttttggttatatttataatttttcagaTAAGGTCTGTCACCATAATGAAAACTTGCTCTCAGTTGTAAGTATACCTCAATTCCATATAATATGATGAAATGTACTCCATATTTTTCACCTTAACAATGTTTTGAATCGATATTATTAACTTATATACTGTTTATAGTCACAGTGTATGCAAGAGTGTTTGAATGAGATAACACATGTCTTTTAATCAAAAAGCTTCATTCAAACTTTAGAAATGCAATAGCATAAAACTATGTTTATAAACAGTTGTATTCAATCTGTTTGTAGTCTTCACTCCTTAGTACCATTCATCATATccaatcatataaaaaaagaagctaACAATATAGATCAAAATAAAGGTCAGCCCCCAGGCAGCGGAttgactagttttttttttttttttttgtcttttaattttctcttgataaaataaaaaaccgcAAGTGGAGAGCGTATGAGTTGGCTAAATCTAAAGCAAGTTAGCAGACTTACGACAAACTAGTGGTAACTAGGATCCAAACATGGAATTGCTCCTAAAATAAGTTGTATACGAACATGATGATGAATATGCCAGGTTTTCTACAATTGTGAACAATCAAGTTATCAAAGCAATGGAGGAGTCAATAAAATGTAAGAATCAGAGGGAGGATCAAATaagatttaaaacaaaatacaacatagtCCTTGTTTCTATGATGTTTGTTATACAACATAGTCCTTATTTCAGTGATGTTTGTTGACAACCTATGTCTACTTCAACTAAGTGTGTTGGAAATTCTAAAAGTTGTTTTGGGTGTGCTGTACACTTTGAatgaaggaattaaaaaaattgtgagtctctttaactaaaaaaataataataaatgaagtGAATTCTTGTCGTGAAGAATAAAGAAATTGTGAGCCTCTTGAAGAATAAAAAGGAGCAGTTGTGAGCCTCTTGAAGTGGATTCTTGTGAGCCTTTGTAAAAGCACAAAACTCTATTCTTTCACATTTGTGAATTCTTGATTTGTCTGTATGTTCATTTTTGTGTTTGTGAATACTCGTGAACATGGATAAATGTGAGGAGATTAGTGGTAGATAGACAACCCCATGTGGCAGACCCCCACCATATGGCGAACCCCCATTATACACctcatacatatttttattaagtATAATGGGGCAATTTTGTCCAACATACTAAGCAACTTTCTATCCTCTCTTCTATCTCTTCCTTCCCCCTCTCTCGTGACTTTTTCTCCCTCATCGGACACCACCACCAAGTCACACCCTCCCACCATCGTCGCCCTCTGTCCTCAACCTTAAATCTCACCACCGCCACCACTGTCACCCTCAGATATAACCACCACCATCGCCATCTCTTACACTCTCGTCTCACCATCACCACCATCCTCACCATCAGTTCTCACCACCATCGTCATTGTCGTCACTCTCAAATCTCAcgaccaccaccaccatcattgTCACTCTCAGATCTAACAACCACTATCACCATCTCTCACACTCTCGTGTCGCCATCATCCCCATTGAGAAGATAGAGAgagatttaaaacaaaataacacaCAAATGAGTATAATGGAGGTATGAAGAGGAACAAAAGGAAAAAGGTGTCTAAGAATAGTTACTCATGTGAGTAGTGAATACTCATGAATGTAAGCACTCTTTCTGTGTTGTgaaaaaataaagggttaattaagtttttgatccctataaaaataaatcacactttttagtccctacaaaattttccgttagtgtttctagtccctgttaaattaaaatttgtttaattatgcttaaaattttaaattttttaacgattttttacatacttgtttaaaacattataaaaggttccgccacaataaattagctcaaaattttatttttaggtccaaattttcgtttgttttatcttgaatttttcgcgttttaaaaaaattatatttaattcattacatgttagaaaattctaattttttataaaagagattattataatgttcttaacatgtctgttaaaaatcatttaaaaatataaaagtttaagtataattaaacaaatttcaatttaatagggatcaacacatacttttagtccttgtaaaattaaaatttccttaattgtgcttaaacttttaaatttgtaacatatttttcacatacttactgagaatattatacaaagttcctccgcaaaaaaaaaaacttaaaattttattattaggtccaaattttcattaatataatcttgaaaatttggcttttagaaaaattcatatttaattcattacatgttaaaaaactaaatttttttataaaagagtgtcttacgatgttatgaacatgtatataaaaaatatttcaaaaatttagaattttaaacataattaaacaaatttaatttaacagggactaaaaacaaaactgcagatattgatagggatcaaaaacttaattaacccaaaaataaattgtttgtgATTAactaattcattaaaaaaatagattaattaATTCTAGCATAAAttctgttaattttttttaattctagcGTAAATAAATATTTCTGAATAATAGATTAATACTACTTATCTCTTATTTCTCAGAAAAATTACTACTCCatgcatttttcttttatagcaACCGATCATTTTTTCTGCGTGACTAAGGCTTAGGTGAATTTTTTAAGATGCTTTTTATATGGTTCTTGATGTTCTTAACTTCACAATTTTATCAAGATGGTTACAATCACAAAAAATGTGTGTATTTTAAATTAGAAATCATAAGAAAAACATCTAAAAAATGACTTggttggggggggggggggggtgctGGTGGCGTGGTGGTTGAACCAAAGACTTAAATATTGAACATATGCAACTGAAAATATTAGTTGGAGTAAGAGTAATTGAcctctttctgtttttatttttttgtctaataGCTTTGTGGTTAGAAATCTACTCTTCAatgacaagtttgaattaccccatttaaaggaagacaattgttgtagttggaatgcaccttaccctaactaatgacgattttatggcggaatcaaacttttgatgatatcttaagTTGATCTAAGCAACTTCATCCGCATACCAAACGTGTTCCACCATCGTTGTGTCTCTGAGCTTCTCCCCCGTTGAATTGCGTATGAACGTTgatccacccggccattgttttaaatctacacaataagaaacaaaaaacaatcaataaaaaacttattcaaacattttgtcaaacacttgatgtgcacGTAATACATTGACtcttaaattcataaaaataaccctaaaattataaatcatatagtcttcttactaaaataaaaaaaaaattagtcatgTAAATCTACTCTAAAACTAACATCTatcctaaaaattaattataacatgtaaaactAACATCtatcctaaaaaaattagtcttcttaaaagtttatttgtttttttcattatacGTTTCACTTCATCAAAATACTAAAAatcttgaaggaaaaaaaatcatatctatCACACTAAACTTATTCACACCTTGTAGAGTTTGTAGGTGTTCAAATTTTTGAGAGAgtattctttctttcaaaaaaaagggAGTACTGCTTATAGAGTTTAGAGAGAAAGTATTTTGGCTAGAGTATTTTCTTCCACTAAAGTCTCAAAGGATGTGATTGAAACTATTTATAGAAATATTGTGCTAATATTTTccaaaatgacataaataaatcATGACTTTATAATATAGGTTAAAGGTTTTTATTGATTGGATAGCACATTCATTTGCTTTTTGAATGCTTTTCATGTTGGCATGCATATGTCTTTCAACTTCAATCTCAGAGATTCACATTCATTTGCTTTTTGAATGCTTTTCATGTTGGCATGCATATGTCTTTCAACTTCAATCTCAGAGATTCCATAAATTGGATGGTCCCTCACTCAAccaattttttaacaaacagtACCCCACATGTGTTGTCCTATTGTCATTggtaatatatattaaaaactttagataaaaacaaaaaataaaaaaacattgaccTGAAATTTATGCACGGTCGTGCGTTCATATGACACGATCGTGCATATATTCACTGGAATCAAACGTTATAACTCCTGGTTATTAAACACGATCGTGCATTAAAATGACACGATCGTGCCAAACATCAATGGTCCCCAAAATGAGAATTCCTgcgaaaataaaaaagaataataaaaaaaaggtttttggtTGTGGGAATCAAACCCAACCCCTCCACCTCCTAAGGACATATTCGTTACCAATTAGCCACATGGAGCGCGTTCGTTAAGTTTTCAACTTCACCTGTCTATATCCTTACAAAAGGAGACATCCTGTCAAAAcgaaaaagaataacaaaaaaaaaggagggGTTTTCGGTGGTGGGAATCAAACCCAAACCCTCCACCTCCTAAGGACACATTCTTTACCAATTAGCCACATGGGGCGCGTTCGATAATTTTTCAACTTCACATGTATATAACTTTTACTATGGCATCATTTAATATtggggtttgctagaacacacccacttgtttttgttagaaggtgtgttatagcaacatacaccttaaggtgtatttattactcctccgtccctaattataagatccttttgagaattttttttgtccctttttataagacccctttgttatttccaactacattaattatttctttacatacatgcccctatttattatacatctttttcttcaatcaacaataaataacatgttgaaaacataaattaaccttctttcttaaaggataaaattgtaaaaacaatagtgattacaaacaaccttaatacaaatatccactatcttaattcccgtgattttggcaaaatggtcttatatatagggacggagggagtaactttttagttataacttgctaaaatactcccacataaaaacggttgggtgtgttctagcaaattcctttaatattaatttcatttataacatttaacattataaatgaaattattgaataagaatcctttatatttaaacttaattaaGTTCATTTTTAATCATACCTAATCTCAttaaatataatcaattataacaaaataatttaatctGTTAATCATTAATGTTCTAATCATTATATCATTAATGATTTCTCAACAACACACAAAACCACACCTTTCCCCCAAATCAATTTCACGTGTTCATTATTCTCAACCTTCTTGTTATTCTacttcattcttcttcatccAAGCACTAGCACTAGCATTCTCAACCTGTCCAGATCTACACTAAGTATAAGGTAATTAACCTCCATTTCTTCTATCTCTTTTACTTAATTTCATGCATGCATTTGGATGCTATTTATTGAATGTTGAAATAGCtaaattattatattcataATGATTGTTGGCTTATTTTTGTTATAGTTATTCTTAAGAGTATGAATTAGTTTCTGATTTGTTGGGTGTTCTTTGTCCTGCATGTTTGTTAAATGGAAAAGGGGCTTCTCCTTAATTGCTATTAGGAAATGTAAAATACcactattttggtttttttggttGCTTATCAATCTTGTGTTAGTATGTAAATGAACCCATAACCTTTACCATAGTCAAAATATAAGTGGGTTTTTAATTGTTGTTACTAATACtaatatatttgtacaattaatcCATGAAAATTGTTACTACTACCCTTTAGAATTTAACTAGTAATTTcggtttttttgttttcaacaggaagagaaattttgaaaaatggcTTCTAAGGGAAAGGGTGTTCATGTTGGCGGCACTTCTTGCGGAACGAAGAAACAGGGTAAACTAAATGAGAGGGGACTTATTCTAAACAAATCTGAGAGGGAAAGGTACAAAATGCTTTTGAACAGAGACATTGTACCAAATAGGTATCCCGATTCAGCAACTTTACAGGCATTGGGTATAGACGACAATGTCACAACATTAATTAGTAACATTGGCTGGAAAGATTTCGTGGGGGAGACGCACTTCACCTTCGAAACGAGTACATTTGAATTTTTGAGTACAGTCAATTTTAATCATGATACACACAATACCACACACCCAAACCACACTGTTTCATTTAGTTTGGGCAACGTGGAATACAACATGTCCCTCACCGAATTTAGTGACATAATGGGATTTGAAAGCACGGGGGTCATTCATGTATCCCGTAACCATGATGTCAGGCACCGAGGATATGACAAACATGGGTTTTGGTTTCAAATAACTGGCCGAAAACGTTATGAATGTAAAACTGCCAAGGCCAGCATGATACAAAACTCAGTTTTCCGATACTTGCATAGAGTAATGGCATGCACCATTTTCGGTAGGCCGGAAACTGCAACAGTGAGGTCTGATGAGCTATTCCTTCTATGGGCTATGGTTCATAAATGTCCTGTAAACACGGGCTATTACTTATTAGACCATCTGACATATGTGGCGGAACAACCCAAAGGTAAGATAGtggcgggggggggggggggggggggggggggggggggggggagaaagaggaatTGATGGAAACTATACCATTGATATTGATTTATGTAAACAGATACATATGATAAGGGATCTAGATGGGAAcaatatgaattttatattgttggtattCGATGAAGATTCAATCTTGTTGCCATATACATCGAGAACTGACGTAACAATTCCGGAAAATTGGCTTTATATAGATTTAGATTCCCGGGTACCTAAAGAGGGGCCTGCCAAAGACGAAGAAATGGGTGATTACCGGGAGGATAAACAACCAACGGAGGGTTCAAAAGATGACAATGATTGGCGTCAAAGGATGGAGGCGAAGGTTGACAGAACGTATGAGGAGGTTGCACTCGTCAAACATATGCTTGCAGCAACAATGCGGCAACTCAACATCCAatatccccccccccccccccccccccccccccaagtCCATGATAATAAAGTTACACCTATTCAACTTTATTGCTTTGTTTTGGCTGCATTTTGAAAGTACTCCTTTAAGAGCTTTTCAAGTTTCCATAGGGTATGTTATGAACAATGATCCGATTATAATTATGGTGTAAATTATATTTGATCTTTAACTTGTTTGCATGTTAACATAacacattgttttttttgtacTAATGATGGTTGTTGAAACTGGATAATGCCAGAAAATACATGACCGTGCCAAATTCACGCACGACCGTGCACGTAAGCAATACAGGAAAAAACCCTACCTGATAGATACACACGACCGTGCGTTTAACATGCACGGGCGTG containing:
- the LOC120577034 gene encoding uncharacterized protein; the protein is MASKGKGVHVGGTSCGTKKQGKLNERGLILNKSERERYKMLLNRDIVPNRYPDSATLQALGIDDNVTTLISNIGWKDFVGETHFTFETSTFEFLSTVNFNHDTHNTTHPNHTVSFSLGNVEYNMSLTEFSDIMGFESTGVIHVSRNHDVRHRGYDKHGFWFQITGRKRYECKTAKASMIQNSVFRYLHRVMACTIFGRPETATVRSDELFLLWAMVHKCPVNTGYYLLDHLTYVAEQPKDLDSRVPKEGPAKDEEMGDYREDKQPTEGSKDDNDWRQRMEAKVDRTYEEVALVKHMLAATMRTPLRAFQVSIGYVMNNDPIIIMV
- the LOC25499934 gene encoding acetylornithine aminotransferase, chloroplastic/mitochondrial, which gives rise to MSTHHIYANSTTYQSSSSFTNTKLTHFNNNNHFSPILHYPRSLLPPTASLKVDVGAPNTIVEDSVKKTKEVIDEEAKYIVGTYARAPIVLEKGKGCKVYDVQGNEYLDCSGGIAVNALGHGDDDWLKAVVDQAGLLTHVSNIYHSLPQVELAKRLVASSFANRVFFANSGTEANEAAIKFSRKYQKHTCTDGKVPATEFLAFSNCFHGRTLGALALTSKVQYRTPFEPVMPGVTFVEYGNAPAAVELIQQGKIAAVFVEPIQGEGGIYSATKEFLQSLRNACDETGALLVFDEVQCGLGRSGFLWAHEAFGVFPDIMTLAKPLAGGLPIGAVLVTEKVASAINYGDHGSTFAGGPLICNAALAVLNKISKPTFLSDVSKKGLYFKELLKQKLGGNRHVKEIRGVGLIIGIDLDVSATPLVDACRDSGLLVLTAGKGNVVRLVPPLIITEQEIEHAADILSQTLHVLDANN